In Molothrus ater isolate BHLD 08-10-18 breed brown headed cowbird chromosome 22, BPBGC_Mater_1.1, whole genome shotgun sequence, the following are encoded in one genomic region:
- the TBCEL gene encoding tubulin-specific chaperone cofactor E-like protein has product MDQPSGRSFMQVLCEKYSPENFPYRRGPGMGVHVPATPQGSPMKDRLNLPSVLVLNSCGITCAGDENEIAAFCAHVFELDLSDNKLEDWHEVSKIVSNVPHLEFLNLSSNPLSLSVLERSCAGSFAGVRKLVLNNSKASWETVHTILQELPDLEELFLCLNDYETVSCSPVCCQSLKLLHITDNNLQDWTEIRKLGIMFPSLDTLILANNNLTTIEESEDSLARLFPNLRSINLHKSGLHCWEDIDKLNSFPKLEEVKLLGIPLLQSYTTEERRKLLIARLPSITKLNGSIVADGEREDSERFFIRYYMELPEEEVPFRYHELVTKYGKLEPLAVVDLRPQSSAKVEVHFQDKVEEMSIRLDQTVAELKKHLKTVVQLSTSNMLLFYLDQEAPFGPEEMKYSSRALHSYGIRDGDKIYVEPRMK; this is encoded by the exons ATGGACCAGCCCAGTGGAAGGAGTTTCATGCAAGTTCTGTGTGAGAAATACAGCCCTGAGAACTTCCCCTACCGCCGTGGGCCTGGCATGGGGGTGCACGTCCCAGCCACTCCACAGGGCTCACCTATGAAAG ACCGCCTGAACCTGCCCAGTGTGCTGGTGCTCAACAGCTGTGGCATCACCTGTGCCGGGGACGAGAACGAGATCGCCGCCTTCTGCGCCCACGTCTTCGAGCTCGACCTCTCTGACAACAAACTGGAAGACTGGCACGAG GTCAGTAAAATTGTGTCCAACGTCCCTCACTTGGAGTTTCTAAACCTGAGTTCCAACCCTCTCAGTTTGTCCGTTTTAGAGAGAAGTTGCGCTGGGTCTTTCGCTGGCGTCCGCAAACTTGTGCTCAACAACAGCAAAGCTTCCTGGGAAACAGTGCACACCATCCTGCAGGAATTGCCTGA CTTGGAGGAACTCTTCCTGTGCCTTAATGACTACGAAACAGTGTCTTGTTCTCCAGTTTGCTGTCAGTCTCTCAAGCTACTCCACATAACTGACAACAATCTTCAAGACTGGACTGAAATTCGAAAGTTGGGAATTATGTTTCCATCACTGGACACACTTATCCTGGCTAACAACAACCTCACCACCATTGAAGAGTCAGAAGATTCCCTGGCAAGGCTCTTCCCCAACCTAAGATCCATCAACTTGCACAAGTCAG gTCTGCATTGCTGGGAAGACATTGACAAGTTAAATTCTTTCCCGAAGCTCGAGGAAGTGAAATTGCTGGGAATTCCTCTGCTGCAGTCTTACACCACCGAGGAACGCAGGAAGCTGCTAATAGCCAG GTTGCCATCCATCACCAAGCTCAACGGCAGCATCGTGGCCGACGGCGAGCGCGAGGACTCGGAGCGCTTCTTCATCCGCTATTACATGGAGCTCCCTGAGGAGGAGGTCCCCTTCAG GTATCACGAGCTGGTAACCAAGTATGGGAAGCTGGAGCCCTTGGCAGTGGTGGACCTGCGGCCTCAGAGCAGCGCCAAGGTGGAGGTTCACTTCCAGGACAAGGTGGAGGAGATGTCCATCCGCCTCGACCAGACTGTGGCAGAGCTGAAGAAGCACTTAAAAACTGTGGTGCAGCTGTCAACAAGCAACATGCTGCTCTTCTACTTGGACCAGGAAGCTCCTTTTGGTCCTGAGGAGATGAAATACAGCTCGCGGGCGCTGCATTCCTACGGCATCCGGGATGGGGATAAAATTTACGTGGAGCCCAGAATGAAATAG